The genomic segment GCACATATGTGATATAGACTTTCAAATTCATAAGCGTTAGCTTTTTCCACTGTTCAAGAGGCGTTGGTTCAAACCACTATTGTACTCATCAATCGTGTTGTGTGCTAACCACACTAAGCTTCCGAAACACCAAATAATGACTTAATTGTGAATAAAGTTTTTCTTCCAACATAACAGAACCAAAGTATTCAgagaaaattgtttttatattgtACTAAGTTTCCTTCCTTCCAATGTACCTATAATTCTGAGAAACTACGTTACTATTGTCGAATTACTCGTTTCGCTGTCCCTTTTAGAAgctaaaaacaactaaaactTTCTCAGAGTAGCATCACATTCACTTGTTTTGATCCTTCAAATATAATGCATAACCTTCTTGATGTATATATGattgttcatttatttatctctttattttttgttaagttGATGTATATATTTAGGATAACGataatttgacaacatttttaacatgtaaatgatgttaaaatattgtcaaaaaatattgtcaaagtatcgtTATCCATATATTTACGATGTACTGACATGACACTTGGTACATATGTATTTAAAAATTCTTTATTAATTGTATGGCAATAAGTTATTAACGACCAATATTCGTGAAGAGTAAAGTGAATGCCAGCTCTTGGAATCCTACATAATATAGTACAGACTTCCATCGAGTGTTTCTGGTTTCTTCTAAGTTACAATGCCTACCTCTCACATCTTTCTTCTTAATAATCTCTTTATTTCATGTTAATCACAATTTCCATATTGTCCTTTCCTCTCCCTTCTTTTAGGCCCTACTTTTATATTATTCCCTTactagtaatatatatatatatagtacaaTAATATATTCTGCTAGTATACATTACTtctatatttttagaaaagaatgatattgaatgaatattttaaaatttactagAATGTACGAGAAGAAAAATAGGGGGTTAAGTATGCTATTTGGATTCATGTTTTAGATAAGCTAAGCGCTAATGCTTTTCATCTTTGAATTTGTCACGTGTTATTGTAGttcttaaatttaatgaaataaaaaactgGTTTTTAAGTGTGTTTACCATCTATTATGTATGTCTAGTTGTTCAACCTCCTCTTTTAGCAAATAACCAAAGTGATATAACATTTGAACCGGTTAAGGGTGAAACAGATAAAATACTCcttttaaacctaaaaaaaaagcTTCAAAACATTCttagtattaatattattctattaacttaattataaaattatgtttaagaaaaaagtttcaaatttttttaatactaatttacctctattaaattaaatataaaattatgtttaagaaaaaaaatgcttcaaatttgttttagtattaatatatcattattaaattaattataactttatatttgaaaataaaatttaattaaattattattcgTCTGtcaatttttattgatattaaaatgatatttaataaattagaacatgtttttaataaattatagttttattttaagaaaaaggaatattagttatctttattttatcataatcaattttgatttctattttctttccgtgtgtatcaataattttattcttatttttggttactatgtttttctttctatatttttgtgttgatgatgtttttattttactttgttaaatttatattatgattagaattatgtttcttttgtttaatttatttttgggtattttttagtttatggatttttaaagtttttgtttatatattttgatggagaactgaatttttgtttaaattgaattgtataactataaaaaaattaattacgaCAAAGTAAATAATACAAACAATAAAGGTTACTTAATTGCATATTTATCCTTGACATTCAATATTAATGAAGATGTCCaacttgaaaaatataatattgggtactaaaagaattaaaaagatagaacatttgaaactttaaataattttttttaattttaaaaatttaagaatgtAATTTAAACTAACGTatcataatattaataattataaataatacgTTAAAGAAATAATTCTGATATATATTAAtgcataaattaatattaacaaaattacattgattttattcttaaaattataaaaaagttgcatatacttttttttaaattaataccttgattcaaatatttaaaaaaaagccACTTGGAGAATAAAgacataatttttaatacattaaatatcattattcataaATAGGTTTTTAAACACACTCGTAAGtaagaagataaaatttcaGAAATCTTTACTGAAATACTAGAAAAAAGCTtctataacaaataaataaatcagaCTCCATCTTTACTTATATACTGAAAGTCATAGCAGGCCAACCAAAAGTTTATTCTACCTGGACAATTTCTATTCCTAGCAATTCCACTCTTATGAAGATAAAACTTGCTTCATGACATTAACCCTTAacgtattatttattatattatatacatacaCATGTTTGCTTGGTTTTATTGTGAATTCACTCTATGAGATTTCTGAATAAATTTTACTGATGGTCTTTTTGCAGTAGAGAGAATCTCCCCAGCTGTCTGTCGCATACCACTAAAGCGTGATTATATAATAAAGGCTTCGGTAAAAGAATATGGCTATAGAAGGAATGAGAGGGTGTTCAGTGGTCCATGCAAATTCACTAATCTATTTCTCTTTGAACATATAAAAAATCACAGTTAGCTATGTAAATCATTTTATCCCATTTGTTTAAACTCACCATATTAATCATGTCAGAATAAACAGATGCATTCAAGTTGGTAAAATTATTACAAGTACAATGGAGCACTTAGTTAGGTGCTTAGATTTGCAGTGAAAAAGTACCACTAATAACGTGAAtcttcataaaagaaaaaaaagtacaaaaagcAGAGCCAACAATCGTGCGTTATCATGGAACTTTCCACAAAGCTTGTTTAAGTCAAGTACAAACTAGCGGAGCAGAGCAAATGTGCCTCGACAAGGATGTTACAAAACAAAATGTCATATTATTACATTGCCAAATCAGCACCATTTGAACCCTTTATCAGATTCCTTCACTATTCACAAGTCATGGATCTGAAGCCTCCCTCTGGTATAAATGAGTTGCGTTACCTCAGCATTGAAAACCAAGACAATAAGAGTTCTCCAAAGTTAATTGTCTTCACAGTGATTATTGCAGTCATTGTTATCCAAAACAACACCACAGTGATGGCAGGTAATAGGCAAAAGAAGTCTTCTTCCaatttcttctctattttcaACGTCTTCTCATCTAGGAAGTCCAGAGGAGGCTACTGTGATGCTCCTGATTCCAGCCGCAGGGTGTGGCCTAGTGATTATGATAAAGGTAACTGGGGTGTTGCTGAGCCAAATATTGACATGAAAGCCGAAGCTTTCATTGCCAAGTACAAGAAACGTGTTTCAGAATCTGCACTCTATCAACTTGACCCTGCTGCTGATAACGCATAATTTCAAACCATATGTATATTTCTTTAATGCTCTAGATTGTAGTTTATAGATTAATATTGCTTTGAACtgatttaatatatgttaataaataacAACGATGTATGATTAAATTATTCTATTCAGCTACTGGTTTAGTTGTTCATATTGATTTCCCAAGATATATTTTTCCTTGCTATTATATGCTTTCACTCTGTTTAATAGCCATAAGCTCTTTCACAAGGTTAATTACAGTTAATATAACCCTTTGATGAAGAGTAATAAGCCACGAATGTATTAGAGAAgtttattcttaattatttctCTGAAACATTACAGTTTGAACATTAAACAGGTACATGATCAGTTTTAGTATGGCTTCACttgtttaattcattatatGAGGAGTAATTAGAATGAGTTGGTTATAGTTGGAAATACTAATGAGTGAGTTATACTATTCAACAGGGGAAACCAAATTCATATTGTATTCCTTGGCCCTAAAACCATGAATGGCATAATTCATCTGAAGTTTTCTTGTATTTGCAAGTACTTGGAAGTTGATATTTACGCATCTATCACATAAAAATATCTCTCTCAAACTCTTGATTTTACTTTTGGAGTACAATTAAAAGATGTTTTCCTTTAGAAAAATTATGGTTTGAGACTCACCCAAAACTATTACTCGACACctatttcaataatataataacacatattggtgttttaattttaaaaaataaatgaaatctAATTAGAATATGTATTTTTTCAAGTTATGAagtattagtttttatttactttagGAATGTAAAAGATATCATCCCCTCtgatttaaatatgtttaaaatttataataaattatcttttCTCATCgagatttaaaataattttatttcattttaatattttttaaatatttaaatctgTGTGTGCAAATTAGGAATGACGATGTAAAGTATACCATGCGAGATGAATTATGCGGGCTGATTGATCTTTcgttataaaaaatgttacaaaaacatttaaattggATACATTATAAGAAAAACGTGAATTACAGATAATTTTTTATGGACGATATCAAATTCGTCGATAATTATCAAGCTCAACAGTATACATAATTTCAATTCATCACCTGCACAGCCTCATCCTTGGTGATCAATTCCCAACAGTGACAAACATAATTTCAATTACGAAGATAGCTGAAGAACTTCTATGTGCTGCTACTGTCACAACTTTCCCATTTTATTTAACAGCCTTCAATGCTCTATCAATCTCACTCTGCCCTGATTTTAGAATCAACCATACACAAGTTTTCAATAATGTTATTATAGAAAATCTGATACAAATGCaataatttatacaatattattttttggtcTATCTGTATATTGTTGCAGCATACTAATTgtacacaacaaaaatatagGTTCAGAGTTTCAATATCTCACCTACTGTATCGTACACTACATCAAACTTTTCTTCCAGCTCTTCAAGCAGCCCCTTTGTATAATCAATGGCTATGTCTGCTCCCAAGTTCCTTTTCCACATACACAACAAATCATTTGGCATGTTCTGAATTGATTTATGTCGACAATGAGAAAATTGTCAATTCTAGAAGGAATTTAAGAGTGCTCCATAAACACATTATCTTAAAGACAGTGCTGTAAATGAACACATTATTTAATGACAGTGCTGTCAGTTTTCTTACTTATACATACTTGTAAATCTTATTTAGAAAAATCTTATTCTTGAATCAATCTTAAAAGTGTTGAATCGTTTTTGCTATCCGCCACACCACTGTGTTTTAGAACCACTTTCTGAACTATCTAAGAAGGGAAAGCTATGAACATAACCACCCCTTGGAAACCTCACtatatttgtttgaatttgatctGTTATACTGGTTGCTAGATGCAAACTTATGAATGGAGATGAAGTACAGATGCAATGGTTCAAACAAGTCTACAATATTAAGATAAGACTAGAAATGCAATGCAATATTTAAAACTAAGTTGAAATCTCAAAATCACAAGTTATAACCAAGGTTGGTAGCAACTAGCGTGACAACCTAGAGTGTAAACTGTGGCACAACCAATGAAATGTAAGTTGATCCTAAACACAACTAATTGAACTAAAAGACTAGCAGAACCAAAAATCCCCTATTGGTTAAAATGCTAAAACAGAATCAATCTGAACTT from the Vigna angularis cultivar LongXiaoDou No.4 chromosome 3, ASM1680809v1, whole genome shotgun sequence genome contains:
- the LOC128195963 gene encoding uncharacterized protein LOC128195963 — protein: MLQNKMSYYYIAKSAPFEPFIRFLHYSQVMDLKPPSGINELRYLSIENQDNKSSPKLIVFTVIIAVIVIQNNTTVMAGNRQKKSSSNFFSIFNVFSSRKSRGGYCDAPDSSRRVWPSDYDKGNWGVAEPNIDMKAEAFIAKYKKRVSESALYQLDPAADNA